GTGATTGTTGTATGTATCAAACTGTACATATTAATAGCACGTGCATCATTCGTTCACTTAATAATTAGGTAAGGTTGTTTGACTATCTGTCAAAATGTTAACCTTAATATGATAATGAAGATGAAAGGTTTCTTCTAACGACGGACAAAGTGACTAACAAGTGTGGGTCCTTCACGAATCACGATTACGTTGCTTAGAGGTGAGTATTAACTAGGAAGTGTTTGAATTATGTTAGAAGTTGATTATATGTTACTAAATAACCGAAGTCACATAATCCAGTTGAATATCACGTGCTGCAGGAGACTGATTAGATGCCTTGCTGCTGCTTAATGTCGTATAAGAACACTAACATTTAACATTTTGTATTATTTATCAACTAAATGACTAATAATACTAGCTAAAGACTTGTTCTAATATGATCACTATGCTCCAATCACCGGCAAAGTTTCATTTCATAACACACATTGTATGATCTGATACAATTAATCTTGTATAGTTAAATATCTGTCAATTTTTTATTAAGTACCATCTCCCAGTATACGTCATAGTCATGACTTTTACAAGTTAAAAAGTGCTTTCATGCTTTGTCTACTGTTGACTTTATGAGTCAAACTTATGCACCCATGTTATATGAAATTCCCGGGAATTTCAGAATCTACAGTTGAACTTTAAAAGTCAAACCTATTACATCATAGTTTGAAGCCATGAGAAATATCTTTGCATTTTTAACAATGAAAAGTTGTATATGTGTTTCCTTCAATGTATGCTTTACTGCTGTTAAGTTTCATTAGTCAACTATGTATATAAATTCCGTTAAGAAGTTCCAATTTAGCCGTTTTGACTTTTAAAGTCTAATTTGGACTCTTAGTTATATATTTTTCTACAATCATTTTTAAATTTGTAATGTTCATATGAGCAGGCTTGGGAACAACCACCATGGAAATATGATGGAGGAAGATGATGATGTCACACAAGGGGTTTTGTTACGGTGTCTAAGTTTGTACAGTCGGGGTGGAGGGTGTAAGGTTGGTGCCACAACTAGTGACGAGTTCGGTGAAATTGTCGGGAAATCGTATAAACCTGTCTGCGGGGCCCAAGACACGAGTGTCGATTGTTTCTCGTATGGAGTTGAGAAGTTTAGGAAGAAAAACAATAAAAAGAAGAATTTTCAACTTCAAGAGCCAAACCATAACAACAACGAAATGCACGTGTTTCTTCCCGATGATATTCTTGAAATGTGTTTAATGAGACTTCCATTAACGAGTCTAATGAACTCTCGACTCGTGTGCAAAAAATGGAGATCGTTGACTACCACGACCCGTTTTATGCAAATGAGACGAGATGGGTATTACCCAAGTCCGTGGTTGTTTCTTTTCGGTACTGTTAAAGATGGTTTTTGCTCTCGTGATATACACGCTTTTGACGTTTCTTTCAACAAATGGCATAAAATTGAAGCGGAAGTTTTAAAGGGTCGGTTTTCGTTTTCTGTTACTAGTGTCCATGACAACATTTACTTGGTTGGAGGTTGCTCGATCCTCGGTAAAATGGACCGCAATTCAAGCAAAACACACAGAGGAGTCTTGGTTTTTAGCCCGATGACCAAATCTTGGCACAAGGTTATAATTGAATCCTAAATTCCAATAAAGCTGTTAACTTTCAACCCATTTACCCCTATGAGTTGGCCAGTTCGGGTCAAGGTTGTCTCTATTTACAAATGTAGGGAATAAGGGTCAACTGGGTGGAACTTGACTAATCCGTTTCGACCCGTACCTGCCTGGATATCACTGACCTGTTTTGGCCCGGATTGACCCCTACTAAAGCAGCTTATTTTGTTAGCTCTAGTGACCCAAATGATACTATAAAAAATATCAAAGATACAAACCACAATTATAGTATTTAATAATGTTACTATAATTGACACGACTCTAACAGGTTGCATCGATGAAGCACGCAAGATCAAAGCCGGTTCTAGGAGTCTACAAAGTCAACTCCAATCATTTGACCATCAAAAGTCAACACAATAATTTCTTCCGGACACGACAGCGCATCGGTGGAGTATCAGATGTCTACGAGGATCCACACAGGTTATCCGTCAGGCGTGTATCAAGAACCTCTTTTGAAGATCAAAAGTCAAAGCAGTCAAAAGTCAACAAGAGTGTAAAAGACTGTCGAAGGTTCTTGATAATAGCCGCAGGTGGGTTCGGTTCATGGGACGAGCCATTAGATTCATGCGAGATTTACGATTCCTCATCAAACAAATGGACGGAAATTCAACAACTCCCCGTTGATTTCGGAGTCGTTTGTTCTGCTGTTGTTTGTAATGGGATCTTTTATGTCTACTCTGAAAGCAATAAACTTGCAGCATATGATATTGGGCTTGGTTATTGGGCCCGTGTCCAAACGACCCCACCACCTCCACAAGTTCATGAGTACACACCTAGGTTAGTTTCATGTGATGACCGACAGTTGTTTATGGTGTCGGTTTCGTGGTGTGAAGGTGATGGTGAAATCGGAAGGAGAAATAAAGCAGTTAGAAAATTATGGGAGCTTGATTTTGAATACTTAACTTGGAATGAAGTTTGTGTTCATCCTGATGCACCTATGGATTGGAATTCGGTGTTTGTTGCTGATAAAAACTTGATATTTGGTGTTGAAATGTTTAAGATATTTGGGCAGGTGTTGGAGTTTTTGACAATGTGTGATGTTTCTGACCCAAAGATGAATTGGGTTCACGTGTCGAAAAATCAGGTAGCTCGTGAAATGGATGTGTCGTCGTGTGTGATGAAGTCGATGGCTGTTGTGCATTTGTAAGTTACTTGTTTGGTTGTTTTTAAGTTTTTGTTTCGATACAAAAGTTTTATGATGATTTTTTGATGTTTTTTGTTATTCTggagttgttattgttattgatataatatataatatataatatataatatataatttgacTGATAATGAAGCAAATTATGTGGAGTCTATCGACCATTTTATGGTTGTTTTGTTATAGAACAACTAATGGGACAATTGGACAATAAACATGTCTTTACTAAATAAATTTTCATTTCATCTCATGTTATGTaagtacggagtattattttgTCATTTAGGTCACTATACTTGTACATTGTAAAATGAGACAATTAGATATTTAGATATTGGTAGTTTTCGTACAATATATTATCT
The window above is part of the Rutidosis leptorrhynchoides isolate AG116_Rl617_1_P2 chromosome 1, CSIRO_AGI_Rlap_v1, whole genome shotgun sequence genome. Proteins encoded here:
- the LOC139858956 gene encoding F-box/kelch-repeat protein At5g42350-like isoform X2, producing the protein MMEEDDDVTQGVLLRCLSLYSRGGGCKVGATTSDEFGEIVGKSYKPVCGAQDTSVDCFSYGVEKFRKKNNKKKNFQLQEPNHNNNEMHVFLPDDILEMCLMRLPLTSLMNSRLVCKKWRSLTTTTRFMQMRRDGYYPSPWLFLFGTVKDGFCSRDIHAFDVSFNKWHKIEAEVLKGRFSFSVTSVHDNIYLVGGCSILGKMDRNSSKTHRGVLVFSPMTKSWHKVASMKHARSKPVLGVYKVNSNHLTIKSQHNNFFRTRQRIGGVSDVYEDPHRLSVRRVSRTSFEDQKSKQSKVNKSVKDCRRFLIIAAGGFGSWDEPLDSCEIYDSSSNKWTEIQQLPVDFGVVCSAVVCNGIFYVYSESNKLAAYDIGLGYWARVQTTPPPPQVHEYTPRLVSCDDRQLFMVSVSWCEGDGEIGRRNKAVRKLWELDFEYLTWNEVCVHPDAPMDWNSVFVADKNLIFGVEMFKIFGQVLEFLTMCDVSDPKMNWVHVSKNQVAREMDVSSCVMKSMAVVHL
- the LOC139858956 gene encoding F-box/kelch-repeat protein At5g42350-like isoform X1, with the translated sequence MRLGNNHHGNMMEEDDDVTQGVLLRCLSLYSRGGGCKVGATTSDEFGEIVGKSYKPVCGAQDTSVDCFSYGVEKFRKKNNKKKNFQLQEPNHNNNEMHVFLPDDILEMCLMRLPLTSLMNSRLVCKKWRSLTTTTRFMQMRRDGYYPSPWLFLFGTVKDGFCSRDIHAFDVSFNKWHKIEAEVLKGRFSFSVTSVHDNIYLVGGCSILGKMDRNSSKTHRGVLVFSPMTKSWHKVASMKHARSKPVLGVYKVNSNHLTIKSQHNNFFRTRQRIGGVSDVYEDPHRLSVRRVSRTSFEDQKSKQSKVNKSVKDCRRFLIIAAGGFGSWDEPLDSCEIYDSSSNKWTEIQQLPVDFGVVCSAVVCNGIFYVYSESNKLAAYDIGLGYWARVQTTPPPPQVHEYTPRLVSCDDRQLFMVSVSWCEGDGEIGRRNKAVRKLWELDFEYLTWNEVCVHPDAPMDWNSVFVADKNLIFGVEMFKIFGQVLEFLTMCDVSDPKMNWVHVSKNQVAREMDVSSCVMKSMAVVHL